The following is a genomic window from Prevotella nigrescens.
CGTCCAAATTTATCCAAAATATTTTCCATTTTATCTTTCTTTTACCCTTATTCTCTCTTGTTTTCTTATATTAAAAGTGAGAAATGCTGGTTATGCTCAAAATAATAATAAGAAATTGAAAAATATTAATTACATTTCTCTTCATTCCTTATTAATATTCATCTGTGTTTTAATGAAAAAATTTTTAGTGGGTAATTCTGTTTGGTTGTGTTGTGAAGGAAGTGTAAAACAACTTATGAATAAGAGGTAGGAAAGATATTGAGGTTGTAGATGATGCGAATTGCACCGCAGGCAAGAAATGTAAATTTCCGCTGCATTTTATTCTTTTTCCATTGGCTTAATTTATAGATAGTGGCACAATGAATATTTGGTAGATTGGTTATTCCATCTTACTTTTCAAAAGAACGTCCGTACATTCTTAGAAAAAAGTACGGACGTTTTAGAGGAAAAGTACGGACGTTTTTGGGAAAAGAATAATAGTTTCGTAAATACCTGAATACTATCTATTTATACTTTCAGTAAAAAATACGTTTTTTCTGTGTATTTTTGGTATGAAAAGATGGTATGTGGTGGGTGATTCCTGCCAACGAATGATGTTGGCAGGTGGGTGTTGCAGTTTATTTTTGTATAATAAAAGTTTATAATGGTTTTGTTGACAGGTATGGGTTTCTGTGTAGTTTTATTTGTTTCTGCAAGATGGTTGCGTTTTTTTATTCTACCGTTATGGTACCGTCTTTGCCTACTTTTAGCTTTCCTTTCTTTGCGGGTTTGGGTGTATTTTCTATTTTTATGAAGCTTGGTAAGGTTTGGGTATTTCTTTGCTTGCCTGTTTTTTGCTTTTTTGTATATTTTGTTGCCATAGAATTGCGTTTGCCTTTTGCGGTTTGCTGCCTTTGCGCTGCCGTGTTGCTTCCGTTTCCACGGGCATGTCCGGGCATTGTCCGGGCAGTTTCGATGGTTTCATAATAATATTCGTCGTCCGGGTCGGAGGCATCGGCATCATGTTTTCTTGAAGTGTTATAGACGGTATTTCCATCGTAGACGGTTTCCGATGCCATCATTCCGTTGTCGAACGTGCGTTTTTTTATGATTGCTCCATTCCGGTCGTATGTATATTTTGTGCCTACCGGCTCTCCGTTCCGGTAGGTTGTCCGTGCATAAAGGGGCAGTCGTCCCTTATTGTCGGGCGTACTGTAGTATTGCAACATTGTTCCATGGAGCATTCCGTTGTGGTAAGTTTCCATGATGTATATGCGCCCTTTCTTGTCGTAGACGTAATACTTGCCTTCTTTTTCGCCGTTCTTGTAGTCGAACTCTTCGAACTTCGTGCCGTCTTGCCTATAAGTAACCCAGTGTCCTTGACGTTTACCCGTGTCCTTGTTTATGAATCCTGCTGTTTTCAGTTTTCCGTCTGCATAGTGTTCTTTGTATGCTTCCTGGGCTTGCAATGCTGTTGCAGCGAGGAAAGTGAGCAGAAGTGCCAATATCTGTTTCATTTTTATTTAGCCTTTATCTTGTATTCCTCTTGCAGGGTATTGTATATTTTATATTTTCCGTCTTTTAAATCGAAGCCGTAAATCTGTAGTATGTCTCTACCTTCGGAACTATCTAATGCTCCACAGAACCATAATTTATTATTGTAAAGCATGACACTCCTGAATTCTGAGAATTTGTTTAATGCTTGTGTCCATAATGTATTTCCGTAAGCATCGTGCAATTGGAATACTGAACTTGCATCTTCAGAAATCGTGGGTCGGAAAGTAATAAATATATAGTTTGAATCGCGATAGAGTATTTTGCCTCCAAAGCCCGTGAACCATGAAGTGAGAGGAGTGGCGCTGACAAGTCGTTCTCCACGTTCTTGGGTGAAAGTTTTTTGTATCCAATTGTAAAAGCCAAAGTCTTGAGGGTCTCCAAGATGGAATTTTGCATGTATTTTCCATAACCGCAACATTCCACCTTTGCTTGACGTTTCGCTGACGTTCTCCTCTTGAAGTTCAAGATAAGTAGTGTCTCTTATCTCTCCGTTTAGCTGGTTCGGTGTTAATTCTCTGGCGTATTTAAAAGCCTCTTCAGTATAAAGCCTATTTGTTGCGGGGAAATAATAGTAGGTTGCCGAAAGATTATTATTAATTATAAATCCTTCTCCATAATCCCTATCTAAGTATTTAACCTCCGATATTCCTACATTCATTGCCTCTTTCCCTTTGAACAGCGTTTTAGAAACATCGGTATAAGTTAATGTTTTTGGATCCATCTCGTAAATCGACTTATCGTTTAAGATGGAAAAATATCTATGTGCCTGATAGAAAAAGAGGGGCGGCGACTGATCAAAATTCACACGAAAATTATGATCTCTAAGTTCTTTTTCTGAAAATAACAAACGTTCTTTTAGTATTTTCCCTGATTCGACATCGCGAAAACCATAATAATATCCATCAACGTATTTAGGATTATCGTCCCCATATCCTAAAGAAAAATCTCGATTGAGTATATAAAAGTAGCAAGGTCTCCCATTATAGACAATCAAACGCACACTCTTATAATCGTCTCTTACACTTATGGCATCGTCTGACATGCCGAGAAAGCCGCTTTTACTATGGTCTGTGGTGAGGGCACTATAGAATAGAATAAAGACAATTGCAACCGGAGCCAGCATAGCTACGATGCCAATCTTGGTTCCCGAACTTAAAAGTTTGTTTAACGATGATGAGGATTGGGATTGATATTCGTAGTGATGATTAACATTAATGTTGATATCATCGTCGTCTATATAGAATTCAGTCCCACAACTCTTGCACCTGTATCGTTTTTCGTCTAATTGTTCGTGCTTCTCGCTGCCACATTGTGGGCATTTTATCGCCTTAATTTTTGTTGCCATCTTTAGGGATTAAGCTTCTTTTGAATAATAAACTGCTAAGAACAACAATATACACTGTATGGAAGTAAGCGTAACGACACCTATCAGCCACCAGTTGTTTGCCCATTGTTCCGGTGCAAAGAAGCCTGTAAGAAATTCCAAGGCACCAATTGCAGTGAATATGAAACCAAGACTTAAACGGTGTGTACTCTCGGCACGTCCTAAGAATGACAGTGCCAGCAACAGTCCGTTTATAACAATTGCACTGCTTGTAAAAAGCAGATTAAGCGGAGAATAAGCCGTAACTATCAAACCTACGAGAAGGTTTGTTATGAGTACGATGAGGGCAATTATAATTATTCTTTTCATAACGTTTCAAGTATTTCGTTTTTCTTTTTGTTGTATTCTTCTTCCGTAATAAGCTGTTCGTCGAACAATTGCTTGAGTTGTTTCAAACGAGCAGTAGCATCTGTTGTTGTAGAAGTAGTGGTTTCGTTTGGCTTTGCAGTATTATCTTGTGTATTGAAGAACTCTTTTGCCAACTGAACACCTGCTCCAATTTGCATACCGGCACCGGCAAGTCCGCCTTCAGTACGTACGGCATCGCGCAAGGCAGCCAATTTTTGTACTCCTGCGTAATCGAGATCCACTTCTGTTGCAGCAAGTTTCTCGGCTGTCATGTCTGCTATTCTGCCGATACGCTCCAAAGTTTCATCGTCGAAAGTAACAGAATCGATACGGAAGTCGGTAAGAATTAACCCTAAACGCTCTAATTCTTCGGTTGTTTTAAGCTTTAAATCTGCCGATAATTCCATTAAATGTTTATCCACTTCTGTATATGGATAACTCTTTTCTGCGAGGAAAGAGGTCAGTGGAGCAACAATTCTTGATGATACAAGCTGGCGGACATCGCTTGCAGTATAGTCGTTTACCGTACCTAAAAGTGTACTAAACATAATGGCAGCATCGTCTATTCTTACAGAAAAGTTACCACAAGCCCCTACTGCAACAGGAAACTTATAGTTTGGTTCCATATATTTTACTGGTGTTGCTGTACCCCAAAGCACATTTACCAACTCGGCTGTACGGAAGAAATAGAAGCGCATTTTATGTTCGCTTTCCATTCTTTGAGCCAGATTGAGCAGCGTTGTAATAAAAGGATGGTTATCTGTTTGCAGTTCGTAGGTATCAGGTTCGGTCAGCGTTGCTTTTACTTTTCCGTCGTAAACAAGTAAACATCCTTGTCCGGGAGCTACTATTAGTTTACTTGAATTCTTTATTTCGTCAGTCGAAGTTTCTAAGCGATGGAACAATATATTGGTGTCTTGTTCTTTCCATTCAATGACGGAACGCATCTGATGTTTGAATAGTTTACTTATACCCATAGTTTTATTGTTTTATAGATAATGTTTATAGAACGTCTAAGATTCTTTATTATTGTCTTGTCTCTGGTCGTTTTCGATGAGTGCAAGCAGGTGTTCTACGGCATCTTCTTCGGGAATATTCCGCTCGATGCATACCTTTTTGCGGTACAGACTCACCTTCTTCATGCCTGCACCCACATATCCGTAGTCGGCATCTGCCATTTCTCCGGGACCGTTTACAATGCACCCCATGATGCCAATCTTCAGTCCTGTCATTCCCTTTGTGGCTTCTTTTATGCGTGCAATGGTGGTGCGGAGGTCGTAAAGCGTGCGCCCGCAACCGGGACAAGAGATGTATTCGGTCTTCACCATACGCAATCTTCCAGCCTGAAGAATACCGAAAGCTGTTTGTTCTACATCGTCCTGCGGAATGTTTCCATTGTTCATGAGCCATAAGCCGTCAGTCAATCCGTCAATCATAAGTGCTCCCATGTCGGCAGCAGCAGACAGTTGGAACTGTTCCTTTGCCGTTGGCTCGTTTGTGTTATTATTGTCTTTGTCCACCGAAAATTGGTACATTTGTGCAAAGACGACAGGGTTTTCCACGCCTGCAATCATCATTTGGTGAACCAATGCACGTTGTTCGGCGAGCTTGTTCTGGTGTGAACTTACGCAGACTATCACTACTTCGGGGTGGTATTTCAGGCAAGCAAGCAACTCTTCTGATGGCGTTCCATACTTCACAACCAAGAATTTAATCTTCGATTTTACTGTTCCAATGAACGGAATGGCAGGAGTAGGGAAGATGGGGAATACGTTTTCAGTTGGCAATTCTCCCTTTGCAGCCAGTTCTATATAGGCGTTATAGTCTATAATATACCTTTGCCCATCTTTCAATTTGGCTGGCAACGTGTCTTTTGTGTAGATGTAATCGGGTGCCGGGAGCTTTGAAACAATGTCTGCATTGTGTTCTGCCGCATCGTGAGTAGCTATTACTATAGGGACATTATCGCCACCAATGTTTTCCACTGCCTTGGTTTTTCTACGTTCAGGACGCAGATAATCGAAACCTTTAAAGGTTTCGGCAGGAACAATAATATGCCCTTTCTTCTGGCGAATATAGCGTGCCAAGTATTTTGCAACAGGTATTTCGCATTCTGGTTCCTCGCTCAGCGACACGCGGATAGTGTCGCCAATGCCGTCGTTCAGCAGTGCACCAATGCCCACAGC
Proteins encoded in this region:
- a CDS encoding toxin-antitoxin system YwqK family antitoxin: MKQILALLLTFLAATALQAQEAYKEHYADGKLKTAGFINKDTGKRQGHWVTYRQDGTKFEEFDYKNGEKEGKYYVYDKKGRIYIMETYHNGMLHGTMLQYYSTPDNKGRLPLYARTTYRNGEPVGTKYTYDRNGAIIKKRTFDNGMMASETVYDGNTVYNTSRKHDADASDPDDEYYYETIETARTMPGHARGNGSNTAAQRQQTAKGKRNSMATKYTKKQKTGKQRNTQTLPSFIKIENTPKPAKKGKLKVGKDGTITVE
- a CDS encoding SPFH domain-containing protein — its product is MGISKLFKHQMRSVIEWKEQDTNILFHRLETSTDEIKNSSKLIVAPGQGCLLVYDGKVKATLTEPDTYELQTDNHPFITTLLNLAQRMESEHKMRFYFFRTAELVNVLWGTATPVKYMEPNYKFPVAVGACGNFSVRIDDAAIMFSTLLGTVNDYTASDVRQLVSSRIVAPLTSFLAEKSYPYTEVDKHLMELSADLKLKTTEELERLGLILTDFRIDSVTFDDETLERIGRIADMTAEKLAATEVDLDYAGVQKLAALRDAVRTEGGLAGAGMQIGAGVQLAKEFFNTQDNTAKPNETTTSTTTDATARLKQLKQLFDEQLITEEEYNKKKNEILETL
- a CDS encoding 4-hydroxy-3-methylbut-2-en-1-yl diphosphate synthase; translation: MIDLFNYERRKSSVTHVGALDMGGDNPVRIQSMTTTDTNDTEASVAQAKRIIAAGGELVRLTTQGKREAENLRHINAQLRSEGITTPLCADVHFNANVADVAALYAEKVRINPGNYVDPGRTFKILEYTDEEYAKELKKIEERLTPFINICKENHTAVRIGVNHGSLSDRIMSRYGDTPEGIVESCMEFLRIFKKHDFNDVVISIKASNTVVMVRSVRLLVAEMEKEGMNYPLHLGVTEAGEGEDGRIKSAVGIGALLNDGIGDTIRVSLSEEPECEIPVAKYLARYIRQKKGHIIVPAETFKGFDYLRPERRKTKAVENIGGDNVPIVIATHDAAEHNADIVSKLPAPDYIYTKDTLPAKLKDGQRYIIDYNAYIELAAKGELPTENVFPIFPTPAIPFIGTVKSKIKFLVVKYGTPSEELLACLKYHPEVVIVCVSSHQNKLAEQRALVHQMMIAGVENPVVFAQMYQFSVDKDNNNTNEPTAKEQFQLSAAADMGALMIDGLTDGLWLMNNGNIPQDDVEQTAFGILQAGRLRMVKTEYISCPGCGRTLYDLRTTIARIKEATKGMTGLKIGIMGCIVNGPGEMADADYGYVGAGMKKVSLYRKKVCIERNIPEEDAVEHLLALIENDQRQDNNKES